GAAGAGATGAAGAACTATAATGTGGAGCCTGATGAGATGATGCTTTCTACAGTTCTTTCTGCTTGTGGCCGTGCTGGAAATTTAAGTTATGGGAAAATGATCCATGATTTCATTATGGAGAATAATATTGTGGTTGATCCTCATTTGCAGAGTGCTCTTGTCACCATGTATGCAAGTTGTGGCTCCATGGATTTGGCTCTGAATTTATTTGAGAAGATGACACCAAAAAACCTTGTTGCTTCAACTGCTATGGTTACTGGGTATTCAAAACTTGGACAGATTGAAAATGCTCGCTCAGTTTTCAATCAAATGGTTAAAAAGGACTTGGTCTGTTGGAGTGCTATGATATCTGGTTATGCTGAGAGTGATAGTCCTCAAGAAGCTCTTAATTTGTTCAATGAAATGCAATCTTTGGGAATAAAACCTGATCAAGTTACCATGTTGAGTGTTATCACAGCTTGTGCTCATCTTGGTGCATTGGATCAAGCCAAATGGATCCATTTATTTGTTGATAAGAATGGTTTTGGGGGAGCTTTGCCTATTAACAATGCCCTTATTGAAATGTATGCCAAATGTGGGAGTTTGGAGAGAGCAAGAAGAATTTTTGATAAGATGCCCAGAAAAAATGTGATATCCTGGACCTGCATGATCAGTGCCTTTGCCATGCATGGGGATGCCGGTAGTGCATTGAGGTTCTTCCATCAAATGgaagatgaaaatattgaacCCAATGGGATTACATTTGTTGGTGTACTTTATGCTTGTAGCCATGCAGGATTGGTTGAGGAGGGTCGCAAGATCTTTTACTCAATGATTAATGAGCACAACATCACCCCAAAACATGTGCACTATGGTTGCATGGTAGATCTCTTTGGCCGTGCTAATCTCCTTAGAGAAGCCCTTGAGCTTGTAGAGGCTATGCCTTTGGCACCAAATGTTATCATCTGGGGATCTTTGATGGCTGCTTGCCGAGTCCATGGTGAGATTGAATTAGGAGAATTTGCAGCAAAAAGGCTTCTTGAGCTAGATCCAGATCATGATGGGGCTCATGTGTTCTTGTCAAACATCTATGCCAAAGCAAGGAGATGGGAGGATGTTGGACAAGTGAGGAAATTGATGAAACATAAAGGGATTTCTAAGGAAAGAGGATGCAGTAGATTTGAACTGAACA
This region of Vitis vinifera cultivar Pinot Noir 40024 chromosome 5, ASM3070453v1 genomic DNA includes:
- the LOC100264876 gene encoding pentatricopeptide repeat-containing protein At4g14820, producing the protein MSQTALALPPNPNPATPTTLHSHHTLFSALSSATSLTHLKQVHAQILRSKLDRSTSLLVKLVISSCALSSSLDYALSVFNLIPKPETHLCNRFLRELSRSEEPEKTLLVYERMRTQGLAVDRFSFPPLLKALSRVKSLVEGLEIHGLAAKLGFDSDPFVQTGLVRMYAACGRIAEARLMFDKMFHRDVVTWSIMIDGYCQSGLFNDALLLFEEMKNYNVEPDEMMLSTVLSACGRAGNLSYGKMIHDFIMENNIVVDPHLQSALVTMYASCGSMDLALNLFEKMTPKNLVASTAMVTGYSKLGQIENARSVFNQMVKKDLVCWSAMISGYAESDSPQEALNLFNEMQSLGIKPDQVTMLSVITACAHLGALDQAKWIHLFVDKNGFGGALPINNALIEMYAKCGSLERARRIFDKMPRKNVISWTCMISAFAMHGDAGSALRFFHQMEDENIEPNGITFVGVLYACSHAGLVEEGRKIFYSMINEHNITPKHVHYGCMVDLFGRANLLREALELVEAMPLAPNVIIWGSLMAACRVHGEIELGEFAAKRLLELDPDHDGAHVFLSNIYAKARRWEDVGQVRKLMKHKGISKERGCSRFELNNEIHEFLVADRSHKHADEIYEKLYEVVSKLKLVGYSPNTCSILVDLEEEEKKEVVLWHSEKLALCYGLMRDGTGSCIRIIKNLRVCEDCHTFIKLASKVYEREIVVRDRTRFHHYKDGVCSCKDYW